One genomic window of Miscanthus floridulus cultivar M001 unplaced genomic scaffold, ASM1932011v1 fs_877_1_2, whole genome shotgun sequence includes the following:
- the LOC136533395 gene encoding protein FAR1-RELATED SEQUENCE 5-like, with amino-acid sequence MTEPDLACFLRSHRRISDDQKAEIVQLQISGIRKHQIMDIMVRRYGGYDKVGFTSRDLYNFCHRNKAETLSGGDARTIISYMIESKRRDPDFFFQYKTDGRGHLTRLLWCDFQCQMDYRAFGDVVVFDGTYKTNRYNLTLVPFVGVNHHKSTVLFACGILSHEDTESYVWLLRSFCDAMIQKHPVSVITDGDRAMQKAISIVWPNSSHRLCVWHIEVCIARNLHTQDLKDKVRGFLYDRCSIEKTERKWIAFLAKEKVTDKDSWLYQMYEMREIWCAAYHAASQSLEAYGRLKRVLHEEAAMIPPNGGENGGKRFGPVLPQALDVDSIDVFDPIHVPGRGAPKKKLKSVSDKSKKKCTLCKGEGHNRRTCSKREEETMLPEDVPDI; translated from the exons ATGACGGAACCAGACCTTGCTTGCTTTCTACGTTCACATAGAAGAATCAGCGATGATCAGAAAGCAGAGATTGTGCAGTTGCAGATTTCTGGGATCCGCAAACACCAGATAATGGATATTATGGTTAGGCGGTACGGTGGGTATGATAAGGTTGGATTTACATCAAGGGACCTTTACAATTTCTGCCATCGCAACAAGGCGGAGACACTTTCCGGTGGTGATGCTCGAACAATCATCAGTTACATGATAGAATCGAAACGTAGAGATCCTGATTTCTTTTTCCAGTACAAGACTGATGGGAGAGGGCACCTGAcgagactgctctggtgtgacttTCAATGTCAGATGGATTATAGAGCGTTTGGTGATGTCGTCGTGTTTGATGGCACGTACAAAACGAATCGATACAACCTGACCCTTGTTCCTTTTGTTGGGGTGAATCACCATAAAAGCACGGTTCTTTTTGCCTGTGGAATTCTTTCTCACGAGGATACTGAGTCGTATGTGTGGCTGCTTAGGTCATTCTGTGATGCCATGATTCAGAAGCATCCGGTTTCTGTGATCACCGATGGAGACCGTGCTATGCAGAAAGCAATCAGTATTGTGTGGCCGAATTCATCGCATAGGCTATGCGTATGGCATATTGAGGTGTGCATTGCGCGTAATCTTCACACCCAGGATCTGAAGGATAAGGTTAGGGGTTTTCTTTATGATCGTTGCTCCATAGAAAAAACTGAGAGGAAATGGATAGCATTCTTGGCAAAGGAGAAAGTTACAGATAAGGACTCCTGGCTGTACCAGATGTATGAGATGAGGGAAATCTGGTGTGCGGCGTATCATGCTG CATCTCAATCACTTGAAGCATATGGGCGGCTAAAACGTGTTCTTCATGAGGAAGCTGCTATGATCCCTCCAAATGGAGGAGAGAACGGAGGCAAGAGGTTTGGTCCTGTGCTGCCGCAAGCCCTAGATGTTGATTCTATAGATGTCTTTGATCCCATACATGTGCCTGGCAGAGGGGCCCCAAAGAAAAAGTTGAAGTCAGTTTCAGATAAATCTAAGAAGAAATGTACCCTGTGTAAGGGTGAGGGTCACAATCGGCGAACATGCTCCAAGAGAGAAGAG GAAACAATGCTCCCTGAGGATGTGCCGGATATATGA
- the LOC136533396 gene encoding uncharacterized protein encodes MKESSFHNPKMVAYCQEVSKLEDKFDGLELNHIPRWLNEAADELARMASGREPAPAGVFSSDQHEPSVRYEEPGVPNSIITDNGTQFTGKKLLSFCDEYHIRVDWAFVAHPRMNGQVERANGMVLQGIKPRIFNKLNKFGGRWVVELPTVLWSLRTTPSWATGYSPFFMVYGAEVILPTDLDYGAPRVMMYKELETKEFLEDALDQLNEVHDVALLRSTKYQQALHRYHNRQVWGRAFNVGDSVLRLV; translated from the exons atgaaggagtcaagcttcCACAACCCCAAGATGGTTGCGTACTGTCAGGAGGTCAGCAAGCTGGAGgataagttcgacggcctcgagctcaaccacatcccccGATGGCTCAACGAGGCAGCCGATGAGCTAGCGAGGATGGCATCAGGCCGAGAGCCAGCCCCCGCTGGCGTCTTTTCCAGTGATCAGCACGAGCCCTCGGTCCGCTATGAAGAACCGGG ggtgccgaactccatcatcaccgacaatggcacacagttcacggGGAAGAAACTCCTCAGTTTCTGCGACGAGTACCACATTCGCGTCGACTGGGCCTtcgtggcgcacccccgcatgaacgggcaagtcgagcgtgcaaacggcatggtcctgcAAGGGATCAAGCCTAGGATTTTCAACAAGCTCAACAAGTTCGGTGGCCGATGGGTCGTGGAGCTCCCCACGGTGCTGTGGAGCCTCAGGACGACCCCCAGCTGGGCAACCGGCTACTcccctttcttcatggtctacggcgcCGAGGTGATCCTTCCGACCGATCTCGACTACGGGGCGCCAAGGGTCATGATGTACAAGGAGCTGGAGACCAAGGAGTTCCTCGAGGATGCCTTGGACCAGCTCAATGAAGTGcacgacgttgccctcctccgttcgactaagtaccagcaggcgttgcaccGATATCACAACCGCCAGGTGTGGGGCCgggccttcaacgttggggattcggtgctccgcctcgtctag